The stretch of DNA taaagaggaacagagaaacgcggtcaaggcatttgttgatttGGAAGATGCTAAATTTATCAGCTGTCTCTGCGTTCATGTGCAACTTGGCGTGCCCGACAACTAGCGGTCGTTACCAGCTCCTTTTCGGAAGCcgtggatgaagttcatctaacttacaaatggtaagagatagtctgactgtatgacttagtaaataacTCACAATGTCATGATGATATGAATGAAATATTGTAAACATAATAGGTGTCGATGTACGTTCActaactcagacttagtacGATCATAAGGTTAGTCTCcttgtagcgaaataactagcagttcagGTCAGTCTGCAAAAGAGGACAGATGCCTTTTCAACATGCGTCACACACTgggttgctctgattggttgtaggtctatccaattgagtgcagaggcattttttgtCCTGGTTCGGTTGAAACACGCCCCATAATCACagcccaatggagcggtatcagactcagaTTCTGACTCATGAAACATTCTGACCGCATAAAAACTTTAACGTTTACGGTTGAAATTGCTGTCATGTAAACGGCCCCTTCACTgcaaaaattccttgttgcactttgATTTTTGAATCAATTTGAaattataattaatttcaactttcttgactagggaggagttgctataaattataaaaataaggttgaaataacttaagctaatttaattttaaatgtataatttgtaGCAACTCGACCCTGACTAGTTAAGGAAGTTTAAATAATTGGAAaaaaagttgtttaaacttaagaaaactaagtgcaacaaggaatttttttacagtgtaagattAAGCTTGAATTATATATTGGTGAAATACAGTATAGAAGGGCCCAATATTATATTTTGCCAAGAAAACACCATTCCTGaggaaaacaaaacatttacctGCCTTAACCAAAGCCTTGGTCATGTAACTTTAGGttatattgtattattttttatcatttttatatttaattttgcaaTTCCTTTTGAAGTGATGAGTATCTCCAACTTCTTTGCCAAAATCAACTTTTACTCACATTTGGCTTATTGTGTGTTAATTTTCTGGCAGTGATGTATGATGCCCCCAgtatagagggtatgcattgaCGTCACTTTTCCGTGTGACCATGGCGGAACTcgccctgttgagtggcaaaacatTCAGCAAAATGGTTGACCGTTCTAGGGGCAGCCCCAAAAATGTCAGTATAACTGACAATTAtcagcaaaaattaaatttagTTGCACTTGATAGTGACCCTAGCAAGTTGTCAAACCCACCTGTGGTCATTGAACGTTGGCATGGATGATCCATTTACTTCTCCTTTCGGTATTTGTTTGGCAGTCAAAGCGATAGCTCCGAATTTTTGTTAATCTGTTAGTAGGCCTACAGTCTATCACACAACATCTTTTTCCCATTTAGACGCACTTTTTCCTGTTTTCACTGATTTTACGCTGTACAAAAATGCTGCCGCTCAGTTCGCCAAAAGTGACGACACATGCATGCACTCTATTGTGTCTTGCCATTGACCAAACCTTGATATCAGTCCAAAAGTTTTAATAATAGATCAAAATAGAATTTAACACACAATCATCTAAATTATTTCAGAAAGTGGTATGTTGAATAGGAAATTCAGATTGATTTATGTACAGCTCTGGGGTGGGAAAAGACCAATGAtcaacaaatgaaataaaaccaaacagaaATCAGTTTGAGCAGACAAGACAGTCAAGTtaatcagagagagagagagagagcgagagagagagtcaCTGAAACAAGAGGGCACGTCAATCACAAACTGAcaagaaatgaaaattaaagcAAACAAAGTTACTATAACATGACTTTAAAAATGAATTTCCCCACATTTGAAAATGTAGGCAAACAGTTTACAATCCCCAATGCTGCGCTCTGTCCTCTCCTGGATAAAAGAAGTGTCTGTCTTTGACCTTTGAGTCCTCTCTTTCACTGGGTATGTCTCTCATTAACATAGCTATCCAGCAGTCAGAGATGTGCAATGACAAACAGTTTAAGAAAAAGCCCATTTTGAATTAATTTGTCTCTTTTTACACAAGAAGAGTTGAGACTGTCTTTCCTTGAAGCATCTCCCATTAGCAGTCTGGCAGGTCTCCGACTTCCTTGCTTTTTACAAAACATGTAGATATAGAATCAAAGTCTTCCCTCTCCCCAAATGTTCGTCTCCCCAAAGGTCTGAATTTTGTGCCGATGATGAGGGCTTTTCCATATGCTTTCTCCATGAATCTTCTTCTATGGTTTGTTCAGCAAGAGGCAGAGGTGTCTAAGCTGTATGTCCATCAGCATTAAAACATTGGGGTTGTTTTTAAGCAAAGGTCTGAATTTCAGGAGTGGGCTGACTGAAATAGATAAAGTTTATGGACTGTATGGATTTGTGTACTAAAACATTTGCTTGCTCTGCGATGGTTACTTTCGAATGGTCTCTGGGGCTTTTCTACAGAGTACAATTCAACACACTGTTAAAGAGAAAGTATGACATTAGTTAGACAATTAAGTAATCTCGATTTATTTTAGCACTTGCCTGGAGATTGCCTGCCTAGTTTTCCACCAAAAAAACCCCCAACAAACATAACTTTGAATCTCTCTTTCTTAGTTCAACATTAAAAGTCTTGAATAATGCTTTGCTGAGTTTCGTTGCTGTTTACGTCCTACATCAAATCAGTCTCTTCTtcagtattaaaaatatataagtgcTTCCTTCTTCAACCATTTTGGTCTGTTGTACCCAACAAAATATGAGAGGTTGCATATTAACAGACTCTATGAACTGTTATTCATGATTGGCAGCACAGCTTTCATGTCCTTggttgatatattgtatgtgaATACATGAACAAATGCttttaatatacatatatgtgtcATATCTTTTtccatataaaataaatacaaatcttttcccacttttttatgttttacacTATACTTTGAAACAGTGTCACTTTTTATGTTAAGCAGATCTGGCACGTAAATGTCTAGTTGTTTAGTTTCAGATGATCAGTGGTTTTGACTGTCACAAGCGGTAAAGTGAGTAGCTTTGTGAAGCTTGCACTCTGGGAATATTTTGTCCATCATTCTTGAACACTTTACCCTGCTCAGCATGCCTCTTTTGCCAGCCCCTGAACATCTTGTCCCAGCAAATTATTTCTGAGGTCTTTGCCTCTGCCATCTGATAGGGCTTTATCTGGTTTCTGCTGATTCATATCCTTTACCTGTGTTTGAGGAACCATAAAGGCTTTTGCCTCTGTCGTTAGAATAGTAGTGTGGGGTTTCTCAAACTCAGATATGTGGTCTCTCCAAATGAAAGAAGCTCCACCGTGACATGCCCTAGCAGCCATTAAAAGGAGCAGGACTGATACAGCTAGCAGGACTGCGGGGGTCAGGTCTGGTACAGGATCTGTCACGGACACCTCTTTGGTCTTTAAATGAACACAGGAGGTGTCGTTCGGCCCCATGTGAATGCAAACTTTGTATTGGGTCCCTGGTTGGAGACGGGTAAGGTTGAATCTTCTGGTACCAGCTAGAATTCGAGTACTGTGCCTGTGACGATCTTCCAGACTGTCATTGGCCACCCAAGAGAGATGGGCAGCAGGGACGTTACGACTTGCTTGCCAGGTCAATAAAGCATACCTTTCCTTGACATCCTGCACTTCAAAATTATCTTTTGTTTTTTGAGAGCTTTTGTGAACCGTTTCACCTTCCAACTGTAGCGTCAAGCTTCTAGTATCAGCTCCAACTAGATTCTGAGCAACACAAGTGTAGAATCCAGCCTGTTCATTGGTGACTCCGAAAATCTCTAAGGTGCCCTCTGTTAGGACCCGATACCGCCCATAGCTGCTGGACGGAGTCAGTTTCACGCCCTGGGGAATGACCCAGTAGATACTTGGCTCTGGCTCCGCTAGTGCCCGGCAATGCAATACTAAATTGTCTCCGTGTTTAACTTCAATGTAAGAGGGAAATGTGCTTGGGGCAATCAAGGGTAGGCAGCTGTCTGCCATCTCTCTGAATGAGACTTCTTTAACTCTTCTGGCTTTCAGCTCAGGAGGCTCAGAGCAGAATGTGGATTGAGGCTCAATGAAACGCACTGGCTTGTCATTGTCGGCTCCCACCCAGCGGATCAGGCAGTCACAGCGAATGGGATTGCTGTGCAGGCTTATTTCTTGTAGGCTGGGCAACGACCTTACTGTCTGGCGATGCAGGGCACTCAGGGCATTACTGTTTAACATTAGGCTTTCCATGCTTAACAATTTTTGGAAGGCCTGGGGGTGGATATATGAGAGCCGAGGATTGTTCGTGATCTCCAGTTTGGTCAGTTCAGGCAGGTTTTCCATTGCAGAGTGTTCAATAGAAATCAGCTCCTCCATGTTATTTAAACCAAGTTCCTTAAGGTGAAGCATGTTTCTGAAATCTCCTTTCTGCACCGTCTGAATGGGGTTTTTGTTTAAGTCAAGGAACTTTAGTCCAGGTAGTTTTTGCAATGCTTCTTTTGGAACTTTTATCAGGTGGTTATCGTAAAAGCTGATGCTCTCCAGATTTTGAAGGCCCTCAAGTGCTCGCTCTGAGATCTCACGTAACCCCATTCCTGCCAGAACCAGGCTGCGCAAAGAGCCCAGTGGTTTAAAATTTAGGTCCTGGATTGTGTCTACTGGATTTCCACCAATCATGAGCACTTCTAGTTGTGGCAAAGCATGAAACCAACGTCTGTCAATTAAAACCAGGCGGTTTGAGTTAAGATGGAGCCTTAGAAGTTTATCCAGACCTTTGAACGCCCCAGGGGAAATGCTTCTTAGCCTGTTGTGATTGAGGTACAACTCTTGCAGGTTAGGCACACCAAAGAATGCAGCTTCTGGGAGGTGTCTCAGCTGGTTTTCTTCCATATGTAGGCTAAGGAGAGCTGGCAGGTCAGTTATCCTCAGGTTTCGGCTACTGGTAAAGCTGTTATGGGAAAGATCCAACTCTGTCAGATTGACAAGGCCTTGGAGTTCACTCTGGTCCACAGAACTGATGAGGTTACTCTGTAGCCGGAGGGTTTGTGTCTCTGGAGGGAGAGAAGTGGGCAGCTGGATAAGTAGCAGGTCATTGCAGTCTACTGTAGGAGCCTCTCTATACACAGACTGGGGAGAGTACCAGGGCTTGATTTGGCAAACGCATTGAAGGGGACAGGGCACTCTCCAGGGCATGGATTGAATAACCAAGGAGCTAGCAACTCCAAACATCAGATGAGTGTGCAGAAGAAGCATTGTAATCTGTCCCATTTTCATAATTAAACCGATGTAATTTGATGTCGATTCACAGCTTTAATCCTTCagtctgttttttttaaaccagtTTCTCACCAGTTCATGTGCTATGAGCGCTAAGATTTTGCTAGATTTTTGCTAAATAAGTAAgttgtctcaaagattaagcgAGCTCAGTTTCTTCATCGCCAACCTTGTGAAGTAGTCAGACAAGTGTCTTGAAATCCTACTTTGGTTTTATATGCAGTGTGGCAGTCTTTCAAATTGGTTTAATCTGATCCAGTCTTACTCCATTGATCTTACATCCTAGCACGGTGGAGTAGGTTTTAGGATCGGTTCAGCAGCACACCTGGAAAAGACAAAAATAGAATACTTGGTTACAGGCTCTGTAAACCGTTTAATTATATCATGAGCTTATATGTCATAATGTATATCAAACTGTTGCTGTTTCATTCATATTATTTCATTGTTAATGAAAAATTTTCTCATCAAGTTTTGTGTATCAGCTTGCAAAGTCTCTTTGTTGGTAACAAAACACTTTGCATGCCTCTCAGCATCTATATCTCTTTTTAAAGAGCTCCTCTCAATTAGTTCAGGGACATTGCAGCTAAATTTCACTGCACATCTTATAGCTTTTTGAAGTTGACTACTGTGAAAATACGAGAGAAATGCAGGTTGAAGTTTAGTGAGCCTAATTCATAGTTTAGGATTAGCTGCCCAAATAATCTCGGCCGTGGTATTACTCAAAAGTTGGAGGCTTGTAAACAGCAGAGACAATATGACATGTTTTTGGCAAAATTCACATGGCACAGACTCAGAAGGGACATAAAATGCATTAGGAAGCAAAGTCTGAGTCTAACTTACTTTGTTTAAACTTTGTGACATGGTAAGTAGTGGAAATGTTTCACAGGATTTAATTTTACACGCTTTTTTATAGTCAACTTAAATCATCCATCATACCACTTATTCTTCACACTCATTCACATCCTTTAATATAACCACAATGTACAATAATTCATTTGAGCTTATATGTAATAATAGTTTAAATGAAGCTATTTTTGCTATACAgattgcaaatgttttttttttttagaaaagtcAAATAGTTTTGCAAATCCTTCATAGTATTGCAACAAAGGAATGATGCAATACAGTACAATACCATTTCCAGTCTTTATTTAGACACTTTAGCGGCATGGCAGTATTGCAGAGGTACCTTGCTCACTTTGATTATACTATCCACACCTCTTCTCCCTTTCATAAAGCTTTGCCACAGTGATCCATCCTTCTCCTGAATGCCCAATTAGTCCTAATGTTCTCCCTGTCTCTCTTCTCTCGTCCCCCAGGGATCAACCTGCCGGTTCTAAGACTATTTGTGCTTCCTTTTGCCTTTTACAGATATGCACACAAGCGCGGAGGGATAGACGAACGATCTGCATCTATCACCAAGCCCAGGAGTACAGCCCCAAGCTTTCCCCGCCAGCAATCAGCATGCACGCTTCACCTTCGACTCATTTACAAACTGTCAGCTTTTCAAGCAGAAACCTGGCCCTCATGATGCACCGTTACCCTGGGCCAGCTGGTCCTGGGATGTGTACGTACGTCTCCTAATACCAGTTTGTGAGGTGAACGGAAATTTGGATGTGGGTTTCATTGTGCAATTGTTAGTAGGAGCTTGACAGaaatattatcagtggtgtataaagaccctacaaaatgaactgtattgttttattaacttagaatgagccgtttttatctacatacactgtgtGTCTCCTTACCATTTCGCGCCAACTTGTTTTTGACTCAACGAACATACAGTACTGTTCTATAGAGCATATTTTGTCGATAGgttgtctcagacaatgacAGTCTGTCCTGTgccagctaccgtagcttctctatgtgcttcGAGTTGTGGACTAAGGTTGCAATTCAGAATAGCACTACTAGATGCCgctacacagtggacctttaaatAATGCAGTTGTAGACCCTCCATTGCATGTTTACCTGCATATGAATTGtgtttttaactcattccccgccagccaatttttttgtgattttcacaaaagtttcacaaattgccttccaggaaaaatttcttctaaaaatatataaacataaaaatatatcaaatgaaagaacagaccctcgaCTTtcgaacaaacaataaaaaaagtttcatcctatctatattttttctctgcttataaactcttaaatatgggtatttttattaaaaaatatttttttagcaaaaacctgaaataattttttagagatcagattcagaacgattatcaaaacatacacagagtttaaaattaataaataacgtTTGGCTTctgttttttcataaattgggtaaatgcatctagtggataatcgtggTAGCGcagataaacataaaaaacgggttcctgatgaattttttatgcaaatgttttctcttaattgatgataTAACTtgcaatggcggcgaaagagttcaATATATTTTTGCACTTTAACTAACTAGTCCAGCgtaaaactttttttcctgcacacccccttctatgtcccaaccgggttggcgcacccccaatccccatttaaaaaaaaataaacactaaaaagatttgtttttaaagactcatgtttaatcatgcgcaaataaccagGGGCCGGTTGCAACAGCCGGACattaagaagttgggtgtagTCCTACGTCGAGCTTAGCTACATCTGACattatgaaaaatatttatgcgtgttgcaccatctgaaactacaaCCAAAAGCAgctacgctcagcgtagatgatgcgcgccccGTGTATGtgtttaaccactgtgatatttagatgccattcgagtttactatggtaaaaacgtacacttactgccTTCAGCTAATAGATGATATATGAGAGTTTCCTCATGTTCACCAGTGCACTCTCCTTCTAGATGCGTGCGTAACGTATAGtggctgcagtgcataacagaagagcacTGCGTAGAAAGCTGTCTTttacgtttctatcaaaaactaattaattatagtttttttatttaaaataaaagcgattacaaaggaaatgtttattgttcattttttttttttattgtatggaaaaatcccacttaaagaaacagaccgccattagATTTTTCCTCTCGCACACCCCCTGGTTgcagctcgcgtacccctgggggtgcgcgcaccacactttgggaatccctgttCTAAAGGGAATTAGTGCATTCAGTCTATCTGTTTTTATCATTGTGTGTATTCCCTTGGGtgcaaacccatgacctttgcattgctaatgcagtgctctaccaactgagctacaatTTCAACCATTAATCTTTCCCCCTTTGTCATTGCTCACTTTTGACAGATATTTCTTTTCTAGATCATTAGGCATGATGTTatggaagaaaaaaaaacactttcttTAGAAAGGGCCTTTGTATAAAAATGCTGCCTGTGAAGTCAATTACTGACTGAGCAAGGCAGCATCCTTCGACTTTGGACTAGAGCAAAGTGCAGGagggttgtggctagaagggatacagctatgcCCAAAATCTCATGAAATCTTGCCGGATGAGCGCtatttttatcctaatcctacccccaaacctaaccccaacatttcacaggatttaaGGCACAGCTGTATCCTATCTGGCCAGAACTTCTGTTCAtcatcctacccccaaaccccaacatctcgcgagatttggcTGTAGCTGTATTCCCTCGAGCCAGAACTGTGCAGGAGGCCAGTGAGGAGCGCATCCATTTATCCTCCTGAAGGAAACAGCTGTCACCAACAATGGTGCCATGCAGCAGGTGGTCCCATCTTGCAGTTTGCATTTTATCACGTTTAATCAAATGTGCATTCACCGATTATGGAGTAACATTGAGTCTGTACATAACTGACTGAATATGTTTCCACTTCAGCTAATACCATTATAAACAATCATTTCACTGTTCTTCTATCTTTACCAGTCAGATACTGTGTTGTTCGATTCAACTCTGCACAAATCAGATAGGATCTGACAGATGCTTTAGTGCGGCTCTGAAAGCTTTCAGTTCATAATAATCTTCTTTTGTTGACCTTAACAATGGACTGTGCAAGCTACATTTATCTCCCTTTGTCAACAACGAATGTAAAAGCAAGTCATGTTTAAAGACTGGCGTGACACATGAAACATGCAATTCCTCCACTATCCTGACAAACACAATTGCATCCCTATATAAGCCATTTTCTGTCATTTTCAACCAAAATCACTGTTGTGTTTAATCACAACTTATGCTTGTGGTTTTCTTTGTAGATTGCAGGGATTAACGGAATTTGTCACCATACAGCCTGATGTTCATTCACGGCACGACTGCTGCTCAGCGAGTATACAAGCAACCTCTGGCTGCATGCTGATGCCTCGATCTCAATGCAAAAGCTTCTTCTATCCTCAACAACAACTCATTTTAGAGCTTAACAGCGAGTGAAGAAGAAAACAGGTCTGTTTGCTCTGACAGTAATGCAGATTTGCAAAGCTCCGTAGGAAGAATTCTTTGGGGTTGCAGGCACCTGAAAGTGATTGCCCAGTGCTCAAGGGTGGGTTTCCACATAACATTAAAGGGTGCTTTGTGTCGGACTATATTTAGGTTTGTTTATGCCGAggcaaaataaataatttaataataattcattctttatttattaattcCAGTGGTTCCAGTAATTCTGTTTTCTGTCATGTCATTATAATCCAGTATTCAAACTATGCCCTAATAacaacaaatgaataaattactGGATGTTCATGTTTCTTCAACAGACATTTTTATAGAAGAAAATGAAAAGTATTTTTGCTGATTAATGCTTTATCAAGAAGCTGAACAGGCAGTTATTTATCACTGCATAATGAATAACGCAAGTTGTTATGAGTTAGGAATCGATAAATCTAAATGGGTCCCCATGCAATTTCATTGCTTATGTACTTCAACATCTGCTACTGCCTACTTAAAAAAGAATGGGGAAAACATTTACATGCATGTActataaaacagacaaatgagCTAAACAATATTAAAACAACAAGAAAAGAAAGCAAAAATTCTAGATCATTTTAAATTTTCttcattaaaggcggggtgcatgatctcggaaagccaatgttgaccaGTGTTgcgtaaagttacttttaaaagtaatgcattacaatattaagttactcacCCAAAAAGTGACTGATTGTGTTACGTAGTTACTTTTCatagaaagtaatgcttacgttactttttaggTACTTttgtgttaactctttccccgccattgacgagatatctcgtcaattaagagaaaacacttccccgccaatgacgagattttccgtctttccgcaataccgctattatccaccaggtggcgcccttccgcaactttttaaaaccggaagtattgccctatggcaagctgctgcatgtccgtgtctgttttaaagatcgctctgaatatgatctctatgaaaagtccgtcataaaaattgaattatctctgctttttgctcaaaatatggtgtttttgtaaaaacctacccatattcaaaagctgattgcaaaagaaccactaaaggtaggatgaaatggtttttttgtttgaaagcagagggtctgttctttcatttggtttattgtatgtttatatatttaaagaagaacattttctggaaggcattaaactttggtgaaaatcatgaaaaacgctggcactggctggcaacttttttttaaaacgctggcggtgaaagagttaaaagtaactcaaatatgaatgtgttcatttaaaaagtaatgcgttacctAACTCGTTACTTgggaaaagtaatattatcacgtaatgcacgttacttgtaatgcataACCCCCAACCTAAATAAACTCGCCCCTACCCAaatggaccttcttttgatagacccgccccacacatacgcaacccaggcaatgatttCAGTTAGTAGtcatgccccttactgctgattcgctacaagtgtgtttcggtagttggcccgactcccttttccactgtttttcaaaaatcatgcaccccgcctttaacattACTTGTTGCAATGAAATAAGAATGGTTTAACAGCATTTATCATTCTTGGataacattaaaggggacatttcaaaagactttttaagatgttaaatacatctttggtgtctccagagtacatatgtaaagttttagctcaaaatatgataaagataatttattatagcatgttaaaattgccactttgtaggaaTGAGCAAAAATGGGTGtgaccttttaaatgcaaatgagctgatctctgcactaaatggcagtgctttggttggatagtgcagattaaggggcggcatcacaaggggagccaaatttcaatgacctaggTTTTCATGCTTGCATGAAAGGCTTACCAAAACTAGagactgggttgttcttttatacattttctaggttgattgaagcactggggacccaattatagcacttaaacatggaaaaaagtcagatttgcaTGATATATCCCCTTTAATGTGCATTTTTCACATGTTAAAcaaatttgcataaaatagtaATGTATTATGAAAGGacaaataaatgctgtaaaatgttttacattgTTAGTTGCCCATTGTTAGTATGTTTCGTCATCTTTCCATAACTAGACaaaatttacagtaaataaccAACAAAGACAAAAAACTGCCTGAGATTTAGCAGCACTTTCATTTAGTAGATTTCTTAGTGTGTCTTTAGCACCTCTACCGGCAGGAGGTGAAACTTTCGCCTGCGGTCATCATTCAAGATATCAAGGTCAAATTAGATATTGAGGTATAATTCTGCAATGATGACATGTATTGGGATatgattttcaatttaaactgCCAGGATTCATTTATTATGTTATATTTACATGCAATTTGAGCAAATAACCCAATTTATTCATTATATAACATAAAgcacagcatacaaaacagtcatattttttctgaaagtgtataTGTGCCTCTAACATTAGCATTCAATAAAAGAACTACTCCCTCCTGTATTCACCTGAACATTGACCTTGCGAGCCTATTTATACAAACCCTAATATCAATCTCTTAGCACAAACTGACATACCCTGTCATTCTAATTTCAATATTTAGTCTGATCCTCTTACTTCAAGCAGCTTTCCACTTTACATGCAGTCATTATATTATGTAGCTCTACATTATCAGAAGAAAATGCTTTTTTCATTGTGTTCATTTGGATGCAAGTAATCCTTATTTGTGCCTGTGTTTGCAAGCGCTGTTTGTTTCTGAGGTATGTGGctgggcacacacacacatagcttATGCAAACGTAAGCTTGGTTTATGGCAAAAGAGAGATTCACACCTGGCTTCACTAACCCTCGAGACAAAGACGAAAGCTTtcgaataataatgaggaaAACAACACAACTCAACCTCACAAGTTAATTGAATATACTGCTTTCTTTTCAGAAGAGCTTGATATGAAACACAAAGAAGAGCCCTTGAGCGTGCCAGCGTAACAGATTCACCCATGGCCTTGCAATGGTGGCCGATGCCTAGTAAACACCGACTTGACATCATGGTGACTTAGAATCTACCTATGCCGTAGATGAAACCTGTCTGGGTATGttcatctaaaaaaaaaacttatatcttaaagggacagtaaataggatttacccccatctagtgttGAActttattttgcattcaaatgaatagtgctctctagcgcctcgcttttccaaatgtgtattgcaactacggtagccgttatgtactcagTGATCTCCTTGTCCGATTCAGTTGGTTCACTTGTTCTTAATTAAAACCCATTGTGGAAACgcattggtaggctagtgctttttgtctctctctgctattatagtttatcaataaagacattgattttgattttgAAAACACTTAAAACCTTACTTATTGTCCtttttacaatttattttcCAAGACCAAAATATCAGTGCCAATCCGTCCATGTTCATTGTCAGTTTATATTGTatactctcagaaaaaaggtacaaaagttgtcaatgggacagtaccttttaaaaaggtcctaatatgtaccaatttggtac from Paramisgurnus dabryanus chromosome 14, PD_genome_1.1, whole genome shotgun sequence encodes:
- the lrrn2 gene encoding leucine-rich repeat neuronal protein 2, which encodes MKMGQITMLLLHTHLMFGVASSLVIQSMPWRVPCPLQCVCQIKPWYSPQSVYREAPTVDCNDLLLIQLPTSLPPETQTLRLQSNLISSVDQSELQGLVNLTELDLSHNSFTSSRNLRITDLPALLSLHMEENQLRHLPEAAFFGVPNLQELYLNHNRLRSISPGAFKGLDKLLRLHLNSNRLVLIDRRWFHALPQLEVLMIGGNPVDTIQDLNFKPLGSLRSLVLAGMGLREISERALEGLQNLESISFYDNHLIKVPKEALQKLPGLKFLDLNKNPIQTVQKGDFRNMLHLKELGLNNMEELISIEHSAMENLPELTKLEITNNPRLSYIHPQAFQKLLSMESLMLNSNALSALHRQTVRSLPSLQEISLHSNPIRCDCLIRWVGADNDKPVRFIEPQSTFCSEPPELKARRVKEVSFREMADSCLPLIAPSTFPSYIEVKHGDNLVLHCRALAEPEPSIYWVIPQGVKLTPSSSYGRYRVLTEGTLEIFGVTNEQAGFYTCVAQNLVGADTRSLTLQLEGETVHKSSQKTKDNFEVQDVKERYALLTWQASRNVPAAHLSWVANDSLEDRHRHSTRILAGTRRFNLTRLQPGTQYKVCIHMGPNDTSCVHLKTKEVSVTDPVPDLTPAVLLAVSVLLLLMAARACHGGASFIWRDHISEFEKPHTTILTTEAKAFMVPQTQVKDMNQQKPDKALSDGRGKDLRNNLLGQDVQGLAKEAC